One genomic region from Natrarchaeobius halalkaliphilus encodes:
- a CDS encoding cyclophilin-like family protein, with protein sequence MTDLRLTVGGIELEATWTNDAPETRAELDAALPVSGDAIRWGDELYFDAPLGVSSENAREVVAEGSIAYWPAGGKLCLFWGETPASVDGEPRAAAPVNVVARATETKPLETLEGGARMTLERAEER encoded by the coding sequence ATGACGGACCTACGTCTCACCGTCGGCGGAATCGAACTCGAGGCGACCTGGACTAACGACGCGCCGGAAACCCGCGCGGAGCTCGATGCGGCGCTTCCGGTCTCCGGCGACGCGATCCGCTGGGGCGACGAACTCTACTTCGACGCTCCCCTCGGAGTTTCGAGCGAGAACGCGCGCGAGGTCGTCGCCGAGGGGTCGATCGCGTACTGGCCCGCCGGCGGAAAGCTGTGTCTGTTCTGGGGTGAAACGCCCGCGAGCGTCGACGGCGAACCGAGAGCCGCCGCGCCGGTGAACGTCGTCGCGCGCGCAACCGAGACGAAGCCACTCGAGACGCTCGAGGGCGGAGCGAGGATGACGCTCGAGCGCGCCGAGGAGCGTTGA